The following proteins are encoded in a genomic region of Gopherus flavomarginatus isolate rGopFla2 chromosome 14, rGopFla2.mat.asm, whole genome shotgun sequence:
- the HSBP1 gene encoding heat shock factor-binding protein 1 gives MAETDPKTVQDLTAVVQTLLQQMQDKFQTMSDQIIGRIDDMSCRIDDLEKNIADLMTQAGVEELEGENKMPATHKS, from the exons ATGGCCGAGACTGACCCCAAGACTGTGCAGGATCTCACCGCTGTG GTACAGACACTGCTTCAACAGATGCAAGACAAATTTCAGACCATGTCTGACCAGATCATTGGAAGAA TTGATGACATGAGCTGTCGCATTGATGACCTGGAGAAAAATATTGCAGACCTCATGACACAAGCAGGAGTGGAAGAATTGGAAGGAGAGAACAAGATGCCTGCTACTCACAAGAGTTAA